The stretch of DNA GCCGGACAACTAATGCTGGATCTCGGGGCAAAGGCAGTCCTTGTCAAAGGCGGCCACGGGGAAGGTAATTATGCGACAGACATCCTCGTCACGGATTCGGGACTGACCGAATTCAGGGGGAGAAGATATCCTTTCGAAGTTCACGGAACCGGGTGCTGCATGTCAGCCGCAATAACATCTTTCCTTGCATCAGGCTTAAAACTTCAAGAAGCCTGTGCAAATGCCAAAAAATTTATAGAAACTGCGATAAATCAGGGCTTTTCAGGAAAGAGTAATATTATGAGTGTGAATCCTTCATTCGAAACAGGAAATTATAATAATAAATATTAAATCAATATAAGAGTAAATTAAAGCAACGGGTAAAATGTTGGATAAAGTCGACAATGCCATATTAAATGAACTTGCCAAAGACGGCAGAACTTCAATGGCGGATTTGGGAAAAAAACTTAATATCGCCCCATCTACGGTTTTTAAAAGGATTGAGAAGTTAAAATCAAGCGGGATTATCCAGCGTTTCACAATTGTTGTTAATCCGGAATATTTCAAGCATTCGATTATTGTATTCCTGTCGATCTCAGTAGATCCACTTGAAAAACCGAACATCGAGCAGTATCTCCTGAGAATGGATCATATACTTGAAGTATACGAAACGCTGGAACCCAATGATTTTCTTGCAAAAGTCAGGGTGTCGGAGATTGCCGAACTCAAGAAAGATATTCTTATTCCGCTCAGTGAACTCCAGGGAGTTCGTGAGATTAAACCGATACTGACCGTGAAGAAGGTAAAAGAGCAATTCTGGAATATTGAGGAGTACGATCTACATGGATATTAGTGTTCTAAACAGCTGCCTTGCAATAATCACTCTTGTGCTGGGTGCTGCCCTTATCATATATATGTACCAGGCTTACAAACTTGTAAAACAGCAGAGCATCCTTCTGTTGATGTATGGTGTATTTACAATTATAATCGGAATAGTCCTCCCGGATATTGTAGGGCTTTTCTTCCAGGAAACCTTTGCCTGGTTCTGGGCTGAGATCTTTTCAAGATGCCTCGCAATCATCGGCATATGTGTGATAATCTATTCCATCCTCAGAGGCTGAACGATGCAAAACAAAACCAGTTCATTTGCAAGAGACTGGCAGTTTTTAAAGATATCCAGGAGTTGGAAGCCTCACGATTTCTCCAAAGACATTCTTGAGAAATTAATACTGGAAAACGACAGGTACATAAATGAAAAAATCTGTAACATCGTCCAGGAGCTCGGAATAAAGGAAGGAAAAGAGATTAAGGAACGGCTTGGCAATCAAATCGAGATCAATACTGTTATAGAGGGTATCCTGCTCATATCCGGACAGGACTACAACATCAAAAAGAACAACGATAAAACAGAGATCATTGTCTCGAAATCATTAAAATCCAAAGAGAATCCAATTGATAATTCAGATCTAATCTCAATCCCGTACCTGAAAGGGGTAATAAAATCCATAATGCCGGAATCACATTTTCTGGACTCCAGCGAAAGCCTGACAATTTATTTTTGAGAACAACCTTTATTCAGATTTTTGGAGGAAATGTTTTTTCCATTTCATCTTAGTTATGAGAACAATATTTCCTACAAATGGTAAAGAAGACCAAACTATTCTTTAATTGTGAATTGCTCAAAAGGTATATAAATCCAATAGTAAAAATAAGTATTAATAATCCGTAAATCGGGAATAATGGTTTCGGGTTTTTTATGAGGTGAGATTAATGAAATTCATGACAAATGAA from Methanolacinia petrolearia DSM 11571 encodes:
- a CDS encoding Lrp/AsnC family transcriptional regulator: MLDKVDNAILNELAKDGRTSMADLGKKLNIAPSTVFKRIEKLKSSGIIQRFTIVVNPEYFKHSIIVFLSISVDPLEKPNIEQYLLRMDHILEVYETLEPNDFLAKVRVSEIAELKKDILIPLSELQGVREIKPILTVKKVKEQFWNIEEYDLHGY
- a CDS encoding DUF7521 family protein; translated protein: MDISVLNSCLAIITLVLGAALIIYMYQAYKLVKQQSILLLMYGVFTIIIGIVLPDIVGLFFQETFAWFWAEIFSRCLAIIGICVIIYSILRG